In one Thermoanaerobacterales bacterium genomic region, the following are encoded:
- a CDS encoding phosphosulfolactate synthase gives MEDWREMVAFPLPGRSRKPRRRGLTMVLDKGLGLGETKDLLEIAEEHIDFIKLGFGTSALYADGVLREKIELVRRYGVDIYPGGTFLEIAAAQGKLAQFLWLARDLGFTAVEVSDGTIAMDPADRVDAIRRARDLGLTVLTEVGKKDPRATVSSAELADQALNDLNAGADWVIVEAREFGKNVVIYDQAGRLKPGVLESFLGVIPDSTKVIWEAPLKDQQQELILRFGPDVNLGNIPPQEILSLEALRVGLRGDTLRFCMSRLG, from the coding sequence ATGGAAGACTGGCGGGAGATGGTGGCCTTTCCCTTGCCCGGCCGCAGCAGAAAACCCCGCCGGCGCGGCCTGACCATGGTCTTGGACAAGGGTCTTGGGCTGGGCGAGACGAAGGATCTGCTGGAAATCGCGGAGGAACACATCGATTTCATTAAACTGGGGTTTGGTACCTCGGCCCTTTATGCCGACGGCGTCTTGCGTGAGAAAATCGAGCTTGTGCGGCGCTACGGGGTGGATATCTATCCCGGCGGCACCTTTCTCGAAATAGCGGCGGCGCAGGGGAAGCTCGCTCAGTTCCTGTGGCTCGCGCGGGACCTCGGCTTTACGGCCGTTGAGGTTTCGGACGGTACCATTGCCATGGACCCCGCCGACCGGGTAGACGCCATCCGGCGCGCACGGGACCTCGGGTTGACCGTCCTGACCGAGGTGGGGAAAAAGGATCCGCGCGCCACGGTGTCCTCCGCCGAACTGGCGGACCAGGCCCTGAATGATCTCAATGCCGGCGCCGACTGGGTGATCGTGGAGGCGCGCGAGTTCGGTAAAAACGTGGTTATCTACGATCAGGCCGGCCGTCTAAAACCGGGCGTCCTGGAGTCCTTTCTGGGTGTCATCCCTGACAGTACAAAGGTGATCTGGGAGGCGCCCTTGAAGGACCAGCAGCAGGAACTGATCCTGCGTTTCGGGCCGGATGTAAACCTGGGGAATATCCCGCCGCAGGAGATCCTGTCGCTGGAGGCCCTGCGCGTCGGACTGCGGGGCGACACGCTGCGATTCTGTATGTCGCGCCTGGGATAG
- a CDS encoding YqhV family protein: protein MEKLVWGMAGLRFLSASIEFSAAMLMLYFGRVETAVKINASLAIVGPTVLLLVTALGLCGLAARLSPQGMLLVLAGVALIFLGIRTLSQ, encoded by the coding sequence GTGGAAAAGCTGGTTTGGGGCATGGCCGGCCTGCGTTTCCTCTCGGCTTCGATCGAGTTTTCGGCGGCGATGCTCATGCTGTACTTCGGACGCGTCGAAACGGCCGTTAAGATCAACGCCTCCCTGGCCATTGTCGGGCCGACGGTGCTCCTGCTGGTCACCGCCCTCGGCCTCTGCGGCCTGGCCGCCCGCCTGTCGCCGCAAGGCATGCTCCTCGTCCTCGCCGGAGTGGCCCTCATTTTCCTGGGGATTCGAACTCTCTCCCAGTAG
- the lspA gene encoding signal peptidase II has product MRFWLAVLTLVGLDQLTKWAVTVFLTRGESVPLIPGVLWLTHARNPGAAFNLFPGHGAALVMVTLIVIAVAVAFHRRLLDLGLGLPLALILSGGLGNLLDRLRLGQVIDFLDLRFWPVFNLADVYISLGAILIVLATLRGSGRGGAGA; this is encoded by the coding sequence TTGCGCTTTTGGCTGGCCGTCCTCACTCTGGTCGGCCTGGATCAGCTTACGAAGTGGGCGGTAACAGTCTTCCTTACGCGCGGGGAAAGCGTCCCTCTCATCCCCGGGGTGCTTTGGCTGACCCACGCCCGGAACCCGGGCGCGGCCTTTAACCTCTTCCCCGGGCATGGGGCGGCGCTGGTCATGGTCACGCTGATTGTTATCGCCGTTGCTGTAGCTTTTCACCGCCGTCTCCTGGACCTGGGGCTGGGGCTGCCCCTGGCCTTGATACTGAGCGGGGGGCTCGGCAACCTTCTCGACCGGCTGCGTCTCGGCCAGGTAATCGACTTTCTTGATTTGCGCTTCTGGCCGGTCTTCAACCTGGCCGATGTATACATCTCCCTTGGAGCGATCCTTATCGTCCTGGCCACCCTTCGTGGCTCGGGCCGCGGCGGTGCGGGCGCATGA
- the pyrR gene encoding bifunctional pyr operon transcriptional regulator/uracil phosphoribosyltransferase PyrR: MGLEFGDFKEKAQILDAQGMARALTRIAHEIIERNHGVESVALIGIRRRGVPLANRLALRIREIEGVAVPVGYLDITLYRDDLTRLDYHPQLQQTEVSFPVTDRDIILIDDVLFTGRTVRAAMDAIMDLGRPRSIQLAALIDRGHRELPIRADYAGKNVPTSRREVISVEIEEVDGRDRVLILERT, encoded by the coding sequence ATCGGGCTGGAATTCGGAGATTTCAAGGAAAAGGCACAGATACTCGATGCTCAGGGAATGGCCCGGGCCTTGACGCGTATCGCCCACGAAATCATTGAGCGTAACCATGGCGTGGAATCCGTGGCCTTAATCGGCATCCGGCGGCGGGGGGTGCCTCTGGCCAACCGCCTGGCACTGCGCATACGTGAGATCGAAGGGGTTGCGGTTCCGGTGGGCTATCTGGATATCACCCTTTATCGAGACGACTTGACGCGCCTCGACTATCACCCTCAGCTGCAGCAGACGGAGGTCTCCTTTCCGGTCACCGACCGGGACATCATCCTTATCGACGACGTTCTGTTCACCGGCCGCACGGTCCGGGCGGCGATGGACGCGATCATGGACCTCGGGCGGCCGCGTTCCATTCAGCTGGCGGCCCTCATCGACCGGGGGCACCGGGAGCTGCCTATCCGGGCCGACTATGCGGGGAAGAACGTTCCCACGTCCCGCCGGGAGGTCATTTCAGTCGAAATCGAAGAGGTGGATGGGCGGGACAGAGTGCTCATCCTGGAAAGAACCTAA
- a CDS encoding MFS transporter produces MDGKQRLALAALSTVPFAMVLGNSMLIPILPQMQRSLDLTSLQTSLVITLFSVPAGLTIPFSGFLSDCLGRKKVIIPALLLYGIGGLVAGAAALMEWGGAFAIILVGRILQGIGAAGTAPIAMALTGDMFQGPVRSKALGVIEAANGGGKVLSPILGSALGLLSWFAPFFVFPVINAFSAGAIWLGVKEPEGLRTRRGIREYLRSFAQVFSKKTALLLTSFFAGSLALLTLFGLLFFLSDHLEQRYRLDGILKGLALAVPVLFMAATAYGTGAVIKRRALLMKILIVSGMGVTAGALALFPCCRTTFFFFTAVSAIGIGTGLVLPCLNTIITSASDADERGLVTALYGGVRFLGVAAGPPLFSLLLGFSLEAMSWVTASASAVAAVLAFAFIRVRDISAQSSPQSRR; encoded by the coding sequence ATGGACGGTAAGCAGCGCCTGGCATTGGCCGCGCTCAGCACGGTACCCTTCGCGATGGTCCTGGGAAACTCCATGCTCATCCCGATCCTGCCCCAGATGCAGCGTTCCCTGGATCTCACATCCCTGCAAACCAGCCTGGTGATCACCCTTTTCTCCGTTCCTGCAGGACTGACCATCCCTTTCTCAGGCTTCCTTTCCGATTGTCTGGGACGGAAAAAGGTTATTATCCCGGCGCTGCTCCTTTACGGCATCGGGGGGCTGGTCGCGGGAGCGGCGGCGCTGATGGAATGGGGGGGCGCCTTTGCAATCATCCTCGTCGGGCGTATTCTGCAGGGAATCGGAGCGGCCGGGACGGCCCCCATCGCCATGGCCCTTACCGGCGACATGTTCCAGGGGCCGGTCCGCAGTAAGGCCCTGGGAGTCATTGAAGCGGCGAACGGCGGAGGAAAGGTGCTCAGCCCCATCCTCGGGTCGGCCCTGGGTTTGTTGTCCTGGTTTGCTCCCTTCTTCGTTTTCCCGGTCATTAACGCCTTTTCGGCCGGGGCGATCTGGCTCGGCGTCAAGGAGCCGGAAGGCTTGCGTACCCGGCGCGGGATACGGGAGTACCTGCGCTCCTTCGCGCAGGTCTTCTCCAAGAAGACCGCGCTGTTACTCACATCCTTCTTCGCCGGGAGTCTGGCCCTTCTGACCCTTTTCGGGCTCCTCTTCTTCCTTTCCGACCACCTGGAGCAACGGTACCGCCTGGACGGCATCCTTAAGGGCCTCGCTCTGGCCGTGCCCGTACTTTTTATGGCGGCTACGGCCTACGGCACCGGCGCGGTTATCAAGCGCCGCGCTCTCCTCATGAAGATCCTTATCGTCAGCGGCATGGGCGTGACGGCCGGGGCCCTGGCTTTGTTCCCCTGCTGCCGCACCACTTTCTTTTTCTTCACTGCAGTGTCCGCCATCGGTATCGGCACCGGACTGGTCCTCCCCTGCCTGAACACCATCATCACCAGCGCCAGCGATGCGGATGAGCGAGGGCTGGTGACCGCGCTTTACGGCGGGGTGCGCTTCCTGGGCGTGGCCGCCGGACCGCCCCTCTTCAGTCTCCTGCTGGGGTTCAGCCTTGAAGCCATGTCATGGGTGACGGCGTCGGCCAGCGCCGTCGCCGCCGTCCTGGCCTTCGCCTTTATCCGCGTCCGCGACATCTCTGCGCAGTCCTCGCCCCAGTCCAGGCGGTAA
- a CDS encoding RluA family pseudouridine synthase, giving the protein MTVLSRLEADEEDSGLRLDVFLANEHSDLTRSRIQHLIRENRATVNGVPARQAYRLRAGDIVALEIPEPEAPSIRPEPIPLDIYYEDGDVIVVNKPRGMVVHPAVGNYRGTLVNALLYHCRDLSGINGVLRPGIVHRLDKDTSGLLMVAKNDGAHLALAAQLKARAVTREYIGLAHGRLTVEEGTIAAPIGRHPRDRQRMAVVPRNGRPAVTHYRVMGRYGAYTLLRLRLETGRTHQIRVHLAHIGHPLVADLKYGHARAELGLSGQFLHAGRLGFIHPSSGNYLEFEAPLPGELQSVLDRLGAQRK; this is encoded by the coding sequence ATGACGGTTCTGAGCCGGCTTGAGGCCGATGAAGAGGACTCGGGGCTCAGACTGGACGTTTTCCTCGCCAATGAGCACTCGGACCTTACCCGCTCGCGTATCCAGCACCTTATTCGTGAGAACCGGGCGACCGTCAACGGTGTTCCGGCGCGCCAGGCATACCGCCTCCGCGCCGGGGACATCGTGGCACTCGAGATCCCGGAACCCGAGGCGCCTTCCATCCGACCCGAGCCCATTCCGCTGGACATCTATTATGAGGACGGGGACGTAATCGTGGTCAACAAGCCCCGCGGGATGGTCGTCCACCCGGCGGTCGGCAACTACCGCGGCACCCTGGTCAATGCCCTGCTTTACCATTGCCGCGACCTCTCGGGCATTAACGGCGTACTCCGTCCGGGCATTGTCCACCGCCTGGACAAGGATACGTCGGGCCTGCTCATGGTCGCCAAGAATGACGGCGCCCACCTCGCGCTGGCCGCCCAGTTGAAGGCTCGTGCGGTCACCCGGGAGTATATCGGCCTGGCACACGGCCGTTTGACGGTGGAGGAAGGGACCATCGCGGCGCCTATAGGCCGCCATCCGCGGGACCGTCAGCGCATGGCCGTTGTCCCGCGCAACGGCCGGCCGGCCGTGACCCACTATCGCGTTATGGGCCGTTACGGTGCGTATACGCTGTTGCGCCTCCGCCTGGAGACCGGGCGGACGCACCAGATCCGCGTGCACCTGGCACACATCGGCCATCCGCTGGTGGCCGACCTGAAGTACGGTCACGCCAGGGCCGAACTGGGACTGTCAGGGCAGTTCCTGCATGCCGGACGCCTGGGTTTTATTCATCCTTCGAGCGGGAACTACCTGGAGTTCGAGGCACCGCTGCCGGGTGAATTGCAGTCCGTTTTGGACCGCCTGGGAGCTCAACGGAAATAG
- a CDS encoding DUF441 domain-containing protein, protein MTPELILTALLIVGLVAKSSLIAAASCILLIIRLANFQSVFHFLEKQGLDIGLLFLLMTIMVPLASGKVGVMEIVGSLCTLTGLFAFLGGALATHLNSEGLKMLQLDPEIIFGLIIGSIFGIVFLGGIPVGPLMAAGIAALFAEFARYFR, encoded by the coding sequence ATGACGCCCGAACTGATTCTGACGGCCCTGCTGATTGTCGGGCTGGTGGCCAAATCGAGCCTCATCGCCGCCGCATCCTGTATTCTCCTAATCATCAGACTGGCGAACTTCCAGTCTGTTTTTCATTTCCTGGAGAAACAGGGGCTTGATATCGGGCTGCTCTTTCTCCTGATGACCATCATGGTCCCGCTGGCGAGCGGGAAGGTCGGTGTGATGGAGATTGTAGGCAGCCTGTGTACCCTGACCGGCCTGTTCGCCTTTTTGGGCGGGGCGCTGGCCACGCACCTTAACAGCGAAGGGCTTAAGATGCTGCAGCTCGACCCGGAGATCATCTTCGGGCTAATCATCGGCTCCATTTTCGGCATTGTGTTCCTCGGAGGTATACCCGTGGGGCCGCTGATGGCCGCCGGGATTGCCGCGCTCTTCGCCGAGTTCGCCCGCTATTTCCGTTGA
- a CDS encoding aspartate carbamoyltransferase catalytic subunit: MSFRHLLGLEGVSREEITLILDTARPMKQVITREIKKVPPLRGRTVATVFYEPSTRTRASFELAAKYLSADTVSISAGSSSVTKGESLADTARTIQAMGADAVVLRHPMSGAASYLSRFVKAAVINAGDGMHEHPSQALLDMFTIREAKGSLDGLRVAVVGDILHSRVARSNIWGLTTMGASVFVSGPPTMLPPGLERMGATVCVDLDECLDGADVVMVLRLQTERQRQGLLPSLREYAALWGVNRDRLALAKPDALLLHPGPMNRGVEITSEVADGPQSVIREQVTNGVAVRMAVLYLLLLGEGAVA, translated from the coding sequence CTGTCCTTCAGGCACCTTCTGGGCCTGGAGGGGGTTTCGCGCGAAGAGATCACGCTGATCCTCGACACCGCACGGCCGATGAAGCAGGTCATCACACGGGAGATCAAAAAGGTCCCGCCGCTGCGCGGACGGACCGTGGCCACCGTTTTCTATGAGCCGAGCACCCGTACCCGGGCTTCCTTCGAACTGGCGGCCAAATACCTGAGTGCGGATACGGTGAGCATCTCCGCCGGTTCTTCCAGTGTCACCAAAGGTGAGAGCCTGGCCGACACGGCGCGGACCATCCAGGCGATGGGGGCCGACGCCGTCGTCCTGCGCCATCCTATGAGCGGCGCGGCATCTTACCTGTCGCGTTTTGTGAAGGCCGCCGTTATCAACGCCGGGGACGGGATGCACGAACACCCGAGCCAAGCCCTCCTGGACATGTTTACCATCCGGGAGGCGAAGGGGTCCCTGGATGGCTTGAGGGTGGCCGTTGTCGGCGACATCCTGCACAGCCGCGTCGCACGCTCCAACATCTGGGGCCTGACCACAATGGGGGCTTCGGTTTTCGTCAGCGGACCGCCGACGATGCTCCCCCCGGGCTTGGAGAGGATGGGGGCCACAGTCTGCGTGGACCTTGACGAGTGCCTGGATGGGGCGGACGTGGTAATGGTCCTGAGGCTTCAGACGGAACGCCAGAGGCAGGGACTCCTGCCGTCGCTACGCGAATATGCCGCGCTTTGGGGCGTTAACCGGGATCGACTTGCCCTGGCCAAGCCCGACGCGCTCCTGCTCCACCCCGGACCGATGAACCGCGGCGTGGAGATCACGTCCGAGGTCGCGGACGGACCGCAGTCGGTAATCAGGGAGCAGGTCACCAACGGCGTGGCCGTACGCATGGCTGTATTATACCTGCTGCTGCTTGGAGAGGGGGCCGTGGCATGA